Within the Methanophagales archaeon genome, the region AGCGGTGATAAGGTAATTGTGGCTGTTCTGCATGACCAGTGGTTTATAGATTATAGAGCGGAGTGGTGGAAGGAATTGGGACATAAACTCGTTTCTGAGATGACGTTCTATCCGGATAGATATAAGGCGTATATGCATGACATCATTGACTGGCTGGCGTTACGACCATGTGCGAGGAAGAGAGGGTTGGGTACGAGGTTTCCGTTTGACCGTGCATGGATAATTGAATCATTGAGTGATTCCACAATTTACATGGCGTTATATACCATAGCGCATTTATTGCGGGCATTGCCAGTTGAGAGTTTAACGGAGTCGTTTTTTGATTACGTATTCCTGGGAGTAGGGGATGCAGCGGCGGTAGCGAACGAGATAGGCATTGATGCTGAGGTTTTGGATAAGATAAGGGCGGAGTTTGAATACTGGTACCCGAATGACCTGCGGCATACAGCACCACCGCACTTGAGCAATCACTTAGCTTTCTTCTTGATGCACCATGCAGCGATATTTCCACCGAATAAGTGGCCAGGGGCAATTACACTGAATGAATTGATGATAAGAGAAGGTCGGAAGATGTCAAAGAGTAAGGGAAATGTGATTCCACTGGCGAAGGTCTCGGAGCTCTATGGGGTGGACTTATACCGGCTGTATTGCGCGATAAATGCCGATTTTGGAGCGGTAGTTAACTGGCGTGAACAGGATGTGGATGCATTAAGGCGGAAGTTCAATGCGCTGATAGAGCTGTTTGAAGATAGCATAGGTGCGGGTGTGGAAGGTCTGAAAGAGGACGAATTCACGCATATAGACAGATGGCTGCTGGCACGGTTTTATCGAAGGCTGAGAGACTCAATTGAGCAATACCGTGCATTTAGAATAAGGGAAGCGGGAATAAACATGTTCTTCGAGATGATGAATGACATCAAATATTATGAACAGCGAGCGAGTGTAGCGAGGAGAAAGAGAATAGTCAGGAATGTGATGGATGCATGGCTAATAATTCTATCGCCAATTACGCCCCATATATGCGAGGAGATATGGCATAAGTTACATGAGAATAAGGATAAGACGTTCATTTCGGTGGAGCGACTGCCAGAAATAAGGGAAAAGTTTATTGATGAGCGTGTGGAGCGAGAGGAGGAGTATCTGACTTCATTAGTGAATGATATAAAGGAGATATTGCATGTAGCGCGGTTAAAACCGGGTAAGATTTATGTTTACACTGCGGAGAAGTGGAAGTGGGATGTACTGCGAGCGATAAAGGACGTGGAGGATAAGGATAAGATACGGGAGGCAATGAAGTTCCGGAAGGATAAGACAACGGCGGAGTTCGTGAAACGGGCAATGAAAATACTTCCATTGAAGAAAAAAGCATCGTCAAAAGAGGGGACGAGTTCATATTTCGAGCTGGATGAGGAAGCTGTTCTGGAACGTGAAAAGGAGTATCTAATGCATGAGTTCGGATGCGAAATCGAGATAAATGGTGATTATGACCCCGAAAACAAGCGAAGGCTTGCGCTACCGCTCAAACCTGCGATATATGTGGATGACAAAGATGCCCGACGATAAAAAGTACGTGGAACTGCTCTGGCATGATAAGTATGATTAAACATAAATCATGGAGGGCAACAAAATGGAAATAAATACATGTGTGTTCGGTTAAGTAACCCATCTATCCATCAGCCTCTCTCGTTTGACATTTGGCTCGCATCCTTGGCCGAAATAAATGTTGTATGAAGTGAGCATATCGGTTCGAGTTTCAGCCCCACGCACTCGAGTACTTCTGTTAA harbors:
- the leuS gene encoding leucine--tRNA ligase; the encoded protein is MVAVNYNYKDIEDKWQRRWHESRIFDAETGGVGVGDRDKKFFITVPYPYTSGPLHIGHGRTYTIGDIIARFKRLEGYNVLFPMAFHVTGTPILAIADSIAKGDAEVVARYRDYVSIYEREEQVDEIVNSFSDAEAVAKFFADRIAEDFKRMGYSIDWRRKFNTTEPMYNWFVEWQFKKLNDKGVIKKGKYPITFSIEDGSPVGEDDIEGGDTDKVSIIEHTTIKFKLPDGSYLVASTLRPETIFGVTNLWINPDVRYVKVRVEVRAEKGEGDKDEHEFWIVSKEAAEKLSYQKSGIEILEEIKGGYFVGKEVEEPVGGREVPVLPASFVDPDVGTGVVYSVPAHAPYDYIALEDWKRKREELESGSGIEIEPIKIIEIVGSDYEYEYELPAKDICVRMGIESQEDPRLEEATQQIYKEEFYRGVLNDRCGKFAGIKIAEIKDEVKDWLRERNVAGIFYETSRKAVTRSGDKVIVAVLHDQWFIDYRAEWWKELGHKLVSEMTFYPDRYKAYMHDIIDWLALRPCARKRGLGTRFPFDRAWIIESLSDSTIYMALYTIAHLLRALPVESLTESFFDYVFLGVGDAAAVANEIGIDAEVLDKIRAEFEYWYPNDLRHTAPPHLSNHLAFFLMHHAAIFPPNKWPGAITLNELMIREGRKMSKSKGNVIPLAKVSELYGVDLYRLYCAINADFGAVVNWREQDVDALRRKFNALIELFEDSIGAGVEGLKEDEFTHIDRWLLARFYRRLRDSIEQYRAFRIREAGINMFFEMMNDIKYYEQRASVARRKRIVRNVMDAWLIILSPITPHICEEIWHKLHENKDKTFISVERLPEIREKFIDERVEREEEYLTSLVNDIKEILHVARLKPGKIYVYTAEKWKWDVLRAIKDVEDKDKIREAMKFRKDKTTAEFVKRAMKILPLKKKASSKEGTSSYFELDEEAVLEREKEYLMHEFGCEIEINGDYDPENKRRLALPLKPAIYVDDKDARR